In Oryzihumus leptocrescens, the following are encoded in one genomic region:
- a CDS encoding cation diffusion facilitator family transporter, whose amino-acid sequence MAHEGGGKAILAALTANLGIAATKFVAFLVTGSSSMLAEAVHSVADSGNQLLLLIGGKRSRREATPAHPFGFGRERYVYAFIVSIVLFSVGGLFALNEAWHKWAHPEAIQGRWWWVPLAVLVVAIGLEGFSFRTAIRESNPQRGKRTWAQFIRTAKEPELPVVLLEDSAALVGLVFALIGVGLTLVTGNGRWDAAGTAAIGLLLVFVAGVLAIEMKSLLIGEAARPQQLQAITDALENGPEGAISRVIHLRTMHLGPEEVLVAAKLAVGPLERGADIAEAIDAAERRAREALPGTQLVMYLEPDIDRGPQERAQWDNAPVAADSTYVPDEPGEVRDMGHSR is encoded by the coding sequence ATGGCACATGAAGGTGGCGGCAAGGCGATCCTCGCGGCACTGACGGCAAACCTGGGCATCGCGGCGACCAAGTTCGTGGCGTTCCTCGTCACCGGGTCGAGCTCGATGCTCGCCGAGGCGGTGCACTCCGTCGCCGACTCGGGCAACCAGCTGCTGCTCCTGATCGGCGGCAAGCGCAGCCGGCGCGAGGCGACGCCGGCCCACCCGTTCGGGTTCGGCCGGGAGCGCTACGTCTACGCCTTCATCGTCTCCATCGTCCTGTTCAGCGTCGGTGGCCTGTTCGCGCTCAACGAGGCCTGGCACAAGTGGGCCCACCCCGAGGCCATCCAGGGCCGGTGGTGGTGGGTGCCGCTGGCGGTGCTCGTCGTCGCCATCGGGCTGGAGGGCTTCTCCTTCCGCACCGCGATCCGGGAGAGCAACCCGCAGCGCGGCAAGCGCACGTGGGCGCAGTTCATCCGCACGGCCAAGGAGCCCGAGCTGCCGGTCGTCCTGCTCGAGGACTCCGCCGCCCTGGTCGGCCTGGTCTTCGCCCTCATCGGCGTCGGCCTGACCCTGGTCACCGGCAACGGTCGCTGGGACGCCGCGGGCACCGCCGCGATCGGCCTGCTGCTGGTCTTCGTCGCCGGCGTGCTGGCCATCGAGATGAAGTCGCTCCTCATCGGCGAGGCGGCCCGCCCGCAGCAGCTCCAGGCGATCACCGACGCGCTGGAGAACGGCCCGGAGGGCGCCATCTCCCGGGTCATCCACCTGCGCACGATGCACCTGGGCCCGGAGGAGGTGCTCGTCGCGGCCAAGCTCGCGGTCGGCCCGCTGGAGCGGGGTGCGGACATCGCCGAGGCGATCGACGCCGCGGAGCGCCGGGCGCGCGAGGCGCTGCCCGGCACCCAGCTGGTGATGTACCTCGAGCCGGACATCGACCGCGGCCCGCAGGAGCGGGCCCAGTGGGACAACGCCCCGGTGGCCGCGGACTCCACCTACGTCCCCGACGAGCCCGGCGAGGTTCGCGACATGGGGCACAGTCGTTAG
- the ahcY gene encoding adenosylhomocysteinase yields MSFDYKVRDLSLAEAGRHQIRLAEHEMPGLMALREEFGAQQPLKGARIAGSLHMTVQTAVLIETLTALGADVRWASCNIFSTQDEAAAAIVVGKGTPEDPQGVPVFAWKGESLPEYWWCTEQILSWPGQDGPNMILDDGGDATLLVHKGVEFEAAGAVPATDENDSAEYRVILDVLRASLEKDPQRFTKMAAGILGVTEETTTGVHRLYEFAQTGDLLFPAINVNDSVTKSKFDNKYGTRHSLIDGINRATDTLMGGKVAVVLGYGDVGKGCAESLRGQGARVVITEIDPICALQAAMDGFQVTTLEDVVETADIFITATGNKDIITAADMARMKHQAIVGNIGHFDNEIDMAGLERDTTIEKVEIKPQVHEWRFADGHSVIVLSEGRLLNLGNATGHPSFVMSNSFANQTIAQIELFTKNDDYAKQVYVLPKILDEKVARLHLDALGVKLTQLSKDQAEYIGVDVAGPYKPEHYRY; encoded by the coding sequence ATGTCCTTTGACTACAAGGTTCGCGACCTGAGCCTCGCCGAGGCCGGCCGTCACCAGATCCGCCTGGCCGAGCACGAGATGCCCGGCCTCATGGCGCTGCGCGAGGAGTTCGGCGCGCAGCAGCCGCTCAAGGGCGCGCGCATCGCCGGCTCGCTGCACATGACCGTGCAGACCGCGGTGCTCATCGAGACCCTGACCGCCCTCGGCGCCGACGTGCGCTGGGCGTCCTGCAACATCTTCTCCACCCAGGACGAGGCCGCCGCGGCGATCGTCGTCGGCAAGGGCACGCCCGAGGACCCGCAGGGCGTCCCGGTCTTCGCCTGGAAGGGCGAGAGCCTGCCGGAGTACTGGTGGTGCACCGAGCAGATCCTGTCCTGGCCGGGCCAGGACGGCCCGAACATGATCCTCGACGACGGCGGCGACGCCACCCTGCTCGTGCACAAGGGCGTCGAGTTCGAGGCCGCGGGCGCCGTCCCGGCCACGGACGAGAACGACTCGGCCGAGTACCGCGTCATCCTCGACGTCCTGCGCGCCTCCCTGGAGAAGGACCCGCAGCGGTTCACCAAGATGGCGGCCGGCATCCTGGGCGTCACCGAGGAGACCACGACCGGCGTGCACCGCCTCTACGAGTTCGCCCAGACCGGCGACCTGCTCTTCCCGGCGATCAACGTCAACGACTCGGTCACCAAGTCCAAGTTCGACAACAAGTACGGGACCCGCCACAGCCTCATCGACGGCATCAACCGCGCCACCGACACGCTCATGGGCGGCAAGGTCGCGGTCGTCCTCGGCTACGGCGACGTGGGCAAGGGCTGCGCCGAGTCGCTGCGCGGCCAGGGCGCCCGCGTGGTCATCACCGAGATCGACCCGATCTGCGCGCTGCAGGCGGCGATGGACGGCTTCCAGGTCACCACCCTCGAGGACGTCGTCGAGACCGCCGACATCTTCATCACCGCCACCGGCAACAAGGACATCATCACCGCCGCCGACATGGCGCGGATGAAGCACCAGGCCATCGTCGGCAACATCGGCCACTTCGACAACGAGATCGACATGGCCGGCCTCGAGCGCGACACGACCATCGAGAAGGTCGAGATCAAGCCGCAGGTGCATGAGTGGCGCTTCGCCGATGGCCACTCGGTCATCGTCCTGTCGGAGGGCCGCCTGCTGAACCTCGGCAACGCCACCGGCCACCCGAGCTTCGTCATGTCGAACTCGTTCGCCAACCAGACGATCGCCCAGATCGAGCTGTTCACCAAGAACGACGACTACGCCAAGCAGGTCTACGTCCTGCCGAAGATCCTCGACGAGAAGGTCGCCCGGCTCCACCTCGACGCCCTCGGCGTCAAGCTCACCCAGCTGAGCAAGGACCAGGCGGAGTACATCGGTGTCGACGTCGCCGGCCCGTACAAGCCGGAGCACTACCGCTACTGA
- a CDS encoding GNAT family N-acetyltransferase, protein MCALREDSRSQASRSPVAEVVSPAPRQEWLAVLAADPGASVFQTPSWFEAAAAVTGARDVSRLYLTRDGRRLVLPLLRRRALPAFSLDEGLPHPFGPGGLLATDGVRPDDVQLVLSDLGRSPALSTRVTAMFDVAETFEAGLPVGATATRLRVHVLDLEGGFATVWAQRFHPSARKAVRRAERAGLTVERDTTGRLVPAFYELYLAWTAERTNRSGLPVPVASALARRRQPLAVFEALTGPPQLDCRTWLASHEGTPVAGLVTFVHGAHAISFRSYSLREHRALHASHLLKRLAIEEACADGCRWFNLGMSGGVSGLEAFKESLGATPRWAVDCRVERVPVHRLQRGRDRAASSAAAALTRLRGDTGD, encoded by the coding sequence ATGTGCGCGCTGCGTGAGGATTCCCGCTCGCAGGCCAGCCGGTCACCGGTGGCCGAGGTCGTCAGCCCCGCGCCCCGCCAGGAGTGGCTGGCGGTGCTGGCCGCCGACCCGGGGGCGTCGGTGTTCCAGACGCCGTCGTGGTTCGAGGCGGCCGCCGCGGTCACCGGGGCCCGCGACGTCAGCCGGCTCTACCTGACACGGGACGGTCGTCGCCTCGTCCTGCCGCTGCTGCGCCGGCGGGCGCTCCCCGCCTTCTCCCTCGACGAGGGCCTGCCCCACCCGTTCGGCCCGGGCGGTCTGCTCGCCACCGACGGTGTGCGGCCGGACGACGTGCAGCTGGTGCTGTCGGACCTGGGCCGCTCGCCGGCCCTGAGCACCCGTGTCACGGCGATGTTCGACGTCGCGGAGACGTTCGAGGCCGGCCTGCCGGTCGGGGCCACGGCCACCCGCCTCCGGGTCCACGTGCTCGACCTCGAGGGCGGCTTCGCGACGGTCTGGGCCCAGCGCTTCCACCCCTCGGCACGCAAGGCGGTGCGCCGGGCCGAGCGGGCGGGTCTGACGGTCGAGCGGGACACCACCGGCCGCCTGGTCCCCGCGTTCTACGAGCTGTACCTGGCGTGGACCGCCGAGCGCACCAACCGGTCGGGGCTGCCGGTGCCCGTGGCGTCGGCGCTGGCCCGGCGGCGGCAGCCGCTGGCCGTGTTCGAGGCGCTGACCGGCCCGCCCCAGCTGGACTGCCGCACCTGGCTGGCGAGCCACGAGGGCACCCCCGTCGCGGGGCTGGTGACGTTCGTCCACGGGGCGCACGCCATCTCGTTCCGCAGCTACTCCCTGCGGGAGCACCGCGCCCTGCACGCCAGCCACCTGCTCAAGCGGCTGGCGATCGAGGAGGCCTGCGCCGACGGCTGCCGGTGGTTCAACCTCGGCATGTCCGGCGGGGTGTCAGGTCTGGAGGCGTTCAAGGAGTCGCTGGGCGCCACGCCGCGGTGGGCCGTCGACTGCCGGGTGGAGCGCGTGCCGGTCCACCGGCTGCAACGCGGCCGCGACCGGGCGGCCTCCTCTGCGGCAGCCGCGCTCACGCGCCTGCGCGGCGACACCGGCGACTGA